Sequence from the Chrysemys picta bellii isolate R12L10 chromosome 23, ASM1138683v2, whole genome shotgun sequence genome:
tcaggaggggtgacaggctccgttgaaacaaccagtcccccacagcggagcctgtcaatcatggagtttagaagcgtcatttgcgtgactacactacacccgctccccaccacagtctgcgtcccaggtttaaaacattcccgcgaaaacagtaataaagaaaacggtgttcattaacaaagtagaagtgattttatttctaaacgtgtgttggaagggggtgaagggggtatgtaactggagaggatagtcaacattaactgggtaaagaaacgggggcaggttcagcttctctgtacactaacttaaaagtcacaggttaccctgctcagtcaggaacctagctttcaaagcctcccggatgcacagtgcgtcccgctggtctcttctaattgcccggctgtctggctgggcgtaatcagaagccaggctatttgcctcaacctcccaccccgccataaaggtctcccccttgctctcacagagattgtggagcacacagcaagctgctataacaatggggatattggtttcgctgagatcacagcgagtcagtaagcttctccatctccccttgagacggccaaaagcacactccaccaccattctgcacttgctcagccggtagttgaagagttctttttcagtgtccagggcgccagtatagggcttcatgagccagggcattagcgggtaggctgggtccctgaggatgactataggcatctccacatccccaacagttattttgtggtccgggaagtaaataccttgctgcagccgtctaaacagaccagagttcctgaaaacacgagcgtcatgaaccttgcccggccatccgacgtagatgttcgtaaaacgtcccctatggtccaccagtgcttgcagcaccatggaaaagtagccctttctgttaatgtactggctggcctggtggtccggtgccaggatagggatgtgagttccatctatggccccaccgcagtttgggaatcccatcgctgcgaagccatctatgatcgcctccacgtttcccagggtcactacctttgacagcagtacatcaacgattgccttggctacttgcatcacaacaacccccatggtagatttgcccacgccaaagtggttcgcgactgaccagtagctgtctggcgttgcaagcttccagagggctatggccactcgcttctggacagtcagggctgctcgcatccgggtgtcattgcgcttcagggcaggggacagcaactcacaaagttcaaggaaagttcccttccacatgcgaaagtttcgcagccac
This genomic interval carries:
- the LOC112061039 gene encoding uncharacterized protein LOC112061039 gives rise to the protein MEPAATIAAVVAVLNASQLIIHLSLRQMQISQARRLRHRGEGLKSESSTDLSESTGPSAEDITVAMGHVDAVERRFWARETSTEWWDRIVLQVWDESQWLRNFRMWKGTFLELCELLSPALKRNDTRMRAALTVQKRVAIALWKLATPDSYWSVANHFGVGKSTMGVVVMQVAKAIVDVLLSKVVTLGNVEAIIDGFAAMGFPNCGGAIDGTHIPILAPDHQASQYINRKGYFSMVLQALVDHRGRFTNIYVGWPGKVHDARVFRNSGLFRRLQQGIYFPDHKITVGDVEMPIVILRDPAYPLMPWLMKPYTGALDTEKELFNYRLSKCRMVVECAFGRLKGRWRSLLTRCDLSETNIPIVIAACCVLHNLCESKGETFMAGWEVEANSLASDYAQPDSRAIRRDQRDALCIREALKARFLTEQGNL